Proteins from a genomic interval of Sphingomonas sp. Y38-1Y:
- a CDS encoding NAD(P)-dependent oxidoreductase, with protein MRLLIFGLGYSARFIATRLAPRGWRIAATTRNGREGTIAFADADRVRFEAGEATHILSSVPPGEAGDPVLDAYGDSFGRARLAYLSSTGVYGDAGGAWVDESAPICGRRANRNEADAAWLDRGARVFRLPGIYGPGRSPLDRVAAGEAHRTGIAGQVFSRIHVEDLAEGVAKGLDAPAGAYNLADDVPCAQDRVVAYAAALLGMDPPPIVPLESLSPAARAFHAENRRVANGKAKRVLGWRPVYADYRLGLRALNATTSPVIASAAPATASADQR; from the coding sequence GTGCGGCTGCTGATCTTCGGGCTGGGGTACAGCGCGCGCTTCATCGCGACGCGGCTCGCCCCGCGCGGCTGGCGGATCGCGGCGACGACGCGGAACGGGCGCGAGGGCACGATCGCCTTTGCCGACGCCGATCGCGTGCGGTTCGAGGCAGGCGAGGCGACGCACATCCTGTCGAGCGTGCCGCCTGGCGAGGCGGGCGATCCGGTGCTCGACGCCTATGGCGACTCGTTCGGCCGCGCACGGCTCGCCTATCTTTCCTCGACCGGCGTCTATGGCGATGCCGGCGGCGCCTGGGTCGACGAAAGCGCACCGATCTGCGGTCGGCGGGCCAACCGCAACGAGGCCGACGCCGCCTGGCTCGACCGCGGCGCGCGCGTGTTCCGGCTGCCCGGCATCTACGGCCCCGGGCGCTCCCCGCTCGACCGCGTCGCCGCGGGGGAGGCGCATCGCACTGGTATCGCCGGCCAGGTGTTCAGCCGCATCCATGTCGAGGATCTGGCGGAGGGCGTCGCAAAGGGACTCGACGCGCCGGCGGGCGCCTACAACCTCGCCGACGATGTCCCGTGCGCGCAGGACCGGGTGGTCGCGTATGCGGCGGCGTTGCTGGGCATGGACCCGCCGCCGATCGTCCCGCTCGAGTCGCTCAGCCCGGCCGCCCGCGCCTTCCATGCCGAAAACCGGCGCGTGGCGAACGGCAAGGCGAAGCGGGTGCTCGGCTGGCGGCCGGTCTATGCCGATTACCGGTTGGGCCTGCGCGCTCTTAACGCCACCACCAGCCCGGTCATCGCCAGCGCCGCGCCCGCAACCGCCAGCGCCGACCAGCGATAG
- a CDS encoding DMT family transporter — translation MSDAPPPQSTRLSVLIPFGIVTLIWGSTWIVITGQLGQVPPSWSVAYRFAIGGAAMLGWALWRGDRLALDARGLGFAAVLGLMQFVLNFNFVYRAELYVTSGLVAVVFALLLVPNAILARLFLGQRMGRQLVIGSVIAIAGIALLFVHEARADTGGTARVLTGIAITLAGVCSASVANVMQATKTARAYPMAAVLGWAMLIGAAVDAGFALATAGPPRFDWSPPYVAGLLYLGLAASALAFTLYFGVIRTIGPAKAAYSGVLVPVIAMALSTVFEGYRWSALAVAGAALAMTGLVVALRARRPNR, via the coding sequence TCGGCATCGTCACGCTGATCTGGGGATCGACCTGGATCGTCATCACCGGCCAGCTGGGACAGGTGCCGCCCTCCTGGTCGGTCGCCTATCGCTTCGCGATCGGCGGCGCGGCGATGCTCGGCTGGGCGCTGTGGCGCGGCGACCGGCTGGCGCTCGACGCACGCGGGCTGGGGTTCGCGGCAGTGCTCGGGCTGATGCAGTTCGTGCTCAACTTCAACTTCGTCTATCGCGCCGAGCTCTATGTGACCTCGGGCCTGGTGGCGGTGGTGTTCGCGCTGCTGCTGGTGCCCAACGCGATCCTGGCGCGGCTCTTCCTCGGGCAGCGAATGGGGCGGCAGCTCGTCATCGGATCGGTGATCGCGATAGCGGGAATCGCGCTTCTGTTCGTGCATGAGGCGCGTGCCGATACCGGCGGCACCGCGCGCGTGCTGACCGGCATCGCGATCACGCTGGCGGGCGTCTGCTCCGCATCGGTCGCCAACGTGATGCAGGCGACGAAGACCGCGCGTGCCTATCCGATGGCAGCGGTGCTCGGCTGGGCGATGCTGATCGGCGCCGCCGTCGATGCGGGCTTCGCGCTGGCGACCGCGGGGCCGCCGCGATTCGACTGGAGCCCGCCTTATGTCGCCGGGCTGCTCTATTTGGGCCTCGCCGCCTCGGCGCTCGCCTTCACGCTCTATTTCGGCGTGATCCGCACGATCGGACCGGCCAAGGCCGCCTATTCGGGCGTACTCGTCCCCGTGATCGCGATGGCGCTGTCGACGGTGTTCGAGGGCTATCGCTGGTCGGCGCTGGCGGTTGCGGGCGCGGCGCTGGCGATGACCGGGCTGGTGGTGGCGTTAAGAGCGCGCAGGCCCAACCGGTAA